The following DNA comes from Corynebacterium lizhenjunii.
AGCGACATCAGTGTGCCCACGCCAGCGCGCTTGTAGTAGCGCTGCAGGAAGGTCAACGCCAGGGCGAAGTAGGGCGACATCGGGGTGATGATGTTGGTGGGGCTATCACCAATACGGAAGAGCATCTGGGCTACTTCCGGGGAGACGTTAACGTACATCAACATCGGCACGACCACCGGCGCCATCAGCGCCCACTGCGCGGAACCGGAGGTGATAAACAGGTTCAGCAGTGCCACCATGAGCACCAAACCGGCGAACATGAGTACCGGCGGCAGGTCCCAGGCCTGGAGCAATTCTGAACCCTTGATGGCCGTCCACACGCCCAGGTTAGACCAGCTGAACCAGGCCAGGAATTGCGCCACCATAAAGAACAGCACAATCATCGGTACTAGCGTTTGCAGGCCCTTGGCCATAAATTCTGGGAAGTCGCCGGCTTCCTTGATGGTGCCCACCACCAGGCCGTACACCGCGCCGACCAGGAAGAAAGCCAAGGAGATTGGGATTGCGATGGAGCGGATGAGGGGCGAGTTCATAAACTCCCCATCTGGGCTGGCAAACGGCGAACCCGGAATGAAGATCAGTGCAAAGAACGCTGCCAGGAAGACCAGCAGTGCCACTCCAGACCACATCAGCCCGCGGGCCTCAGCTGGTGCCAGGGAGAGGGCGTCTTGGCCTTCGGCGGCGGGGGCATCGGCAGACTGGCCATCAGCAGACTGGGCATCGGCAGACTGGGCAGGGGCGTGGGCGCTGAAATCCAGCTCGCTGGTGTCCAGGTCATCGTGGTCCACCAGCTCGCGGGCCTTGCGGACGATGAAGAACTCCGTGACCACCGTGATGATGAGGGAAAGCACCACTGCCGACGGGATGACGAAGAAGATGTTGGCCAGAGGGGAGACCTCGTAGGCTTCATCGACAATCTGGGCAGCCGAGGTGGAAATCCCGCCCAGCAGCAGATCGGTGATGTTGAGGATCAGTGAGGCGTTAAAACCGGCCGACGATGCCGCAAAGGCCACCATGGCGCCTACAATCGGGGAGCGGCCCACCGCGTGGAAAGCCATGGCTCCCAGCGGAATCAAAATGACGTAGATGGCGTCGGAGGCCACGGAACCGGTCACGCCGGTCAGGGCTACGACGAAGGTGAGCATCTTGGGGCTGACCTTGGCCACCATCGCGCGCACCAGGGCTGAAAGCAACCCAGATTGCTCGGCCACGGCCACACCCAGCATGACGGCCAGGATGACGCCCAAGGGCGGGAAGGAGGTGAAGTTAGCGACGGCCTCCGTGACCATCTTGGACAGGCCCTCGGCGGTGAGGAGGTTTTCCACGGCGATGGTCTCCCCACTTTGGGGATCTGTTGCCGTCATACCTATGTGCGCGCCAATCCAGGAGGTCACAGCCACCAGGCCGGCCAGGATCACAAACAGCCAGAAAGGGTTGGGGAGCTTGTTGCCAATCTTTTCGATGGTGCCCAAGAATCCACCCGGCGGGGTGTGTGGGGAGTCCTGGGTACTGGTACCTGCGGTTGATTCTGTGGTGAGGTTCTTTGGCGAGTTCTTGGCGGTTTTCTTTGCCGGGTTCTCCGTCGAGTTCTCCGTGGAGGTGGACATATACGGGGGCTTTCCTCTTCTATTGCTCTTACTGTGCGGACAGTCTGATCAGGGACGGGGTGCTACCAGCGGCACGCCGCACGGCAACCCGGGCAACGTGTCTGGCATCACTTATGGACCATTAAGCCTAACAGGCCCACCGCCGTGCCTGCAGGATCCCGGGGTCTAGAGTTGCTAGAGTTTCGGATGTGATCACGTTTGAGAATGTCAGCAAACTTTACCCCGGCAGCGCCCGCCCCGCACTGGACCAGGTGAGTTTCCACATTGATCCCGGAGAGTTTGCCTTCCTCATTGGCCCCAGCGGGTCTGGCAAGACGTCCATTCTCAAACTCTTGGTTTGCGAAACCACCGTGGACAGTGGCGACATCTATCTCGAAGACCTACACGTCAACCGGCTGCGCGGCTCCCGGGTTAACCGGCTGCGCCGCCACATTGGCTACGTTTTCCAGGATTTTCGCCTGCTGCCGCGGCTAAGCGTGTATGACAACGTGGCCTTCGCTCTGGAAGTCATCGGGGCCCCGCGCTCCCGGGTCCGCCAAGCGGTCCCGGAAGCTCTCGAATTGGTGGGCCTGGAGACCAAAGCCCACCGCTTCCCGCAGGAGCTCTCCGGCGGGGAGCAGCAGCGGGTGGCCGTAGCCCGCGCCTTTGTCAACCGTCCCCCGGTGGTACTGGCGGACGAGCCCACCGGCAACCTGGACCCGGGCAGCGCCGCGGACGTAATCGCCGTTCTCGAACGCATCCAACGCACCGGCACCACGGTGCTGATGTCCACCCATAACGCCCGGGCAGTCAACGACATGCGCCAGCGGGTGCTGGAATTGCGCGCCGGGGTGTTGGTGCGTGATGAGGCCCGTGGCGTCTATGGGGAGGCGGTCTAATGCGTGGTGTGTATATCGCGAAGGCGACGGCCTCCGGGCTGCGCCGCAATCTGACCATGACCTTGGCGTTGGTGATTACCTCTGCTATCGCCGCGGCATTTGTGCTGTTGGGGGCGTTGGTTACCCAGATGGCCACCGCCGCTAAGCAGGCGTACTTGGATGAGGCAGTAGTGCTGGTGCAGTTGGAGGAGCAGATTTCTGCAGAGGACGCCGACTGCAGCGGGCGGTTGTGCGCCCAGTTGCGCGCCCGCCTGGAGCAGGACCCGGCGGTGGTGGAGGTGACCTTCCGCAACCGTGCGCAGTCTTACGCCCGCTTTGTGGAGCTCTTCCAGGACCAGGATCCCGACCTAGTTGCTGATACTCCCGAGGACGCCCTGCCCGCCGCCTTCCAGGTGCGCCTGGCCGATCCTACCGATGCTTCCGCTGTTACCGCGCTTGCCGATGCCCCCGGTGTAGCCACCGTTAGCGACCAAGCCGCCGAGGCTCGCGCCGCCTCCCGCAACTTGGACGCAGCCCGCACTGTGGCCTTCGGCATCGCCGCTCTGCAGGCCGTGGCGGCACTGTTTCTGATTGCCAATCTGGTGCAGATTTCTGCATTCCACCGCGCGACCGATTTGTCCATCATGCGCATGGTGGGCGCGAGCCGATGGTTTAGCGCCGCGCCCTTTGTGGCGGAGGCAGCCCTGGCGGTTCTGGCGGGTGTAGCTGTGGCCGCCGGTGCCGTGGCGGCGGCCAAGCACTTCCTTATCGACCCGGCTCTGCAGGATCTTTATGCTTCCGGTCTGTTGGTTCCGCTTGCCGATGCCACCGTGTGGCAC
Coding sequences within:
- a CDS encoding AbgT family transporter; translated protein: MSTSTENSTENPAKKTAKNSPKNLTTESTAGTSTQDSPHTPPGGFLGTIEKIGNKLPNPFWLFVILAGLVAVTSWIGAHIGMTATDPQSGETIAVENLLTAEGLSKMVTEAVANFTSFPPLGVILAVMLGVAVAEQSGLLSALVRAMVAKVSPKMLTFVVALTGVTGSVASDAIYVILIPLGAMAFHAVGRSPIVGAMVAFAASSAGFNASLILNITDLLLGGISTSAAQIVDEAYEVSPLANIFFVIPSAVVLSLIITVVTEFFIVRKARELVDHDDLDTSELDFSAHAPAQSADAQSADGQSADAPAAEGQDALSLAPAEARGLMWSGVALLVFLAAFFALIFIPGSPFASPDGEFMNSPLIRSIAIPISLAFFLVGAVYGLVVGTIKEAGDFPEFMAKGLQTLVPMIVLFFMVAQFLAWFSWSNLGVWTAIKGSELLQAWDLPPVLMFAGLVLMVALLNLFITSGSAQWALMAPVVVPMLMYVNVSPEVAQMLFRIGDSPTNIITPMSPYFALALTFLQRYYKRAGVGTLMSLALPYSIAMLVGWFIFFVIWYLIGIPLGPGSPMTYPA
- the ftsE gene encoding cell division ATP-binding protein FtsE, giving the protein MITFENVSKLYPGSARPALDQVSFHIDPGEFAFLIGPSGSGKTSILKLLVCETTVDSGDIYLEDLHVNRLRGSRVNRLRRHIGYVFQDFRLLPRLSVYDNVAFALEVIGAPRSRVRQAVPEALELVGLETKAHRFPQELSGGEQQRVAVARAFVNRPPVVLADEPTGNLDPGSAADVIAVLERIQRTGTTVLMSTHNARAVNDMRQRVLELRAGVLVRDEARGVYGEAV
- a CDS encoding permease-like cell division protein FtsX, yielding MRGVYIAKATASGLRRNLTMTLALVITSAIAAAFVLLGALVTQMATAAKQAYLDEAVVLVQLEEQISAEDADCSGRLCAQLRARLEQDPAVVEVTFRNRAQSYARFVELFQDQDPDLVADTPEDALPAAFQVRLADPTDASAVTALADAPGVATVSDQAAEARAASRNLDAARTVAFGIAALQAVAALFLIANLVQISAFHRATDLSIMRMVGASRWFSAAPFVAEAALAVLAGVAVAAGAVAAAKHFLIDPALQDLYASGLLVPLADATVWHALPWVAGGSVAGAVAAALVGVAGYVKA